AACCTTTATAATACAGGTTATGAGGTCATCTATATAGATAGGCTGAAGCAGAGAGTCTCCAGAGCCGAATATCGGCATCACAGGTGTCTTTCTAAGGATATCCATAAGTTTGAGGGTAAATTTATCACTAGCACCATAGATAATTGAGGGACGAAATATCGTATAGCTCAGTCCACTCCCTTGAACGATCTCCTCAGCCTCCCATTTTGTCCTGAAGTATTCTGTTTTTCCATCTTTTGATGCACCGAGTGCACTCTGATAATAGAAAAACCTTACCCCACCGTTTTTAGATACCTCTATAAGATTCTTTGTTCCATCCACATGGACAGATTTAAAGGTAAAACCCTTGCCTTCCTGTATTATCCCAACAAGATGGATTACCTTCTCGACACCACTGACCGCCTCTTTGAGTGACTCAGGCTCAGAAATATCACCGGTAACAGGCTCAGCACCTGCAGATATAATCATAGATGCCTTCGAAGGATCCCTCACAAGACATCTAATCTTGTATCCCTCAGCGATTAACCTCTTTATCAGATGTCCTCCAACAAAACCTGTTGCGCCTGTAACAAGAATCATACAGGAAATATATACCATACTATAAGAAATTACAACAATCTTGACTTTAACCGTGTCTTAAGGTATCTTTTCTTTAGTGGCAATCCTTGCTTCCATAGACATCGGAACAAATACGCTCAGACTTCTCGTCGCTGAATTCAAGAAGGATGGGTCTTTCAAGGAGATATATTCTAAAAGAAAGATAACACGACTCGGAGAAGGTCTGAATACCTCAGGAATACTCGGTTCAAAGGCGTTAAAAAAAGCAATTCATACGCTTAAAGACTTTAAGGAATCAATTGATAAATTCAATATTGAAGATTTTTCAGCAGTAGCAACAAGTGCGGTGCGAGAGGCCTTGAATAGAGTAGAGTTTATAAAGAGAGTCAAGGATGAAGTAGGTATTGACATCAAGGTAATAAACGGTAAGGAAGAAGCAGGACTTGTCCTTCAGGGGGTTATAGCAGGTTTATCTACTACTTCTCATCTTTCACCTCCAACTTCCCTTTTAGTGATGGATATCGGTGGTGGAAGCACTGAGTTCATACTTACTCAAAATCTTAAACCAAACTCTTCATTTCTCACTCTTCACTTCTCACTTTCTATTTCTCTTGGCGTGGTTCACCTCTCAGAGGAACTTATAAAAAATGACCCTCCACTGCAGATAGAGATAGAGAGAACAGATAGAGAGATAATTAAGAGCTTGTTAGGAGCTAAAAAGTCTCTCGGTAGTATCCCAGAAAAGACCATTTTTGTAGGAACTGCAGGCACAATAACCACATTGGCTGCAATAGAGCAAGGGCTTGATTCATACGACCATCTCAGGATACATAATTATATCCTCAAAAAAGGCGCGATTAAGGAGATATTCAACAGGCTCAAATCAATGACTCTTTCTCAGAGGAGAAAAATCCCTGCCTTAGAATCGGGAAGGGAGGATTTGATAATCCCTGGAACACTTATCGTTCTCAGGGGAATGGAGACTTTCGGATTCGACAGAATGACTGTGAGTGATTATGGACTCAGAGAGGGGATACTCGTAAATCTATGGAAAAAATATTCACAAAACCAGAAAGCCTCAAAGATGTCTCGTTCAGGTACTGCCCTGGCTGTGGGCATGGAATAGTTCACAGGCTAATAGCTGAGGTCATAGACAGGCTTGATATAAGGGAGAAAACCATAGGCATAGCACCTGTTGGTTGTGCGGTATTCGCATACGATTATTTTAACTTTGATGTAATAGAGGCTGCACACGGAAGACCTCCAGCAGTAGCTACAGGGTTGAAAAGAGTGATGCCTGACAGGATCATATTTTCTTATCAGGGAGACGGTGACCTTGCCGCGATCGGCATTGCAGAGATAATACATGCTGCAAATCGTGGCGAAAATATCACCGTAATATTTATTAACAATGCAACCTATGGAATGACCGGTGGTCAGATGGCGCCAACAACACTTATAGGACAAAAGACTACAACAACCCCAATGGGAAGAAATCCCAGGATTGAGGGATACCCATTAAGAATGGCTGAGCTTCTTTCTACACTCGACGGACCTGTTTTTATTGCAAGAGTAGCAGTAGATACACCAGCAAATATAATAAAGACCAGAAAGTGTATACGGAAGGCTTTTGAAAACCAGATCAGCCAACGAGGATTTTCATTCGTTGAGGTTTTATCAGCATGTCCAACAGACTGGAAGATGTCTCCGAAGGATTCTGTGAAATGGA
This genomic stretch from Nitrospirota bacterium harbors:
- a CDS encoding complex I NDUFA9 subunit family protein, which translates into the protein MILVTGATGFVGGHLIKRLIAEGYKIRCLVRDPSKASMIISAGAEPVTGDISEPESLKEAVSGVEKVIHLVGIIQEGKGFTFKSVHVDGTKNLIEVSKNGGVRFFYYQSALGASKDGKTEYFRTKWEAEEIVQGSGLSYTIFRPSIIYGASDKFTLKLMDILRKTPVMPIFGSGDSLLQPIYIDDLITCIIKVLEDQQYHNRIFEIGGPEHITYEDIVNAIQQAIGKERMKLHIPVNILKPGIKFLEEILSTPPITTDQLTMLMMDNICERDSVRKNFGFEPLPFREGLKRFL
- a CDS encoding Ppx/GppA phosphatase family protein, with amino-acid sequence MAILASIDIGTNTLRLLVAEFKKDGSFKEIYSKRKITRLGEGLNTSGILGSKALKKAIHTLKDFKESIDKFNIEDFSAVATSAVREALNRVEFIKRVKDEVGIDIKVINGKEEAGLVLQGVIAGLSTTSHLSPPTSLLVMDIGGGSTEFILTQNLKPNSSFLTLHFSLSISLGVVHLSEELIKNDPPLQIEIERTDREIIKSLLGAKKSLGSIPEKTIFVGTAGTITTLAAIEQGLDSYDHLRIHNYILKKGAIKEIFNRLKSMTLSQRRKIPALESGREDLIIPGTLIVLRGMETFGFDRMTVSDYGLREGILVNLWKKYSQNQKASKMSRSGTALAVGME
- a CDS encoding thiamine pyrophosphate-dependent enzyme → MEKIFTKPESLKDVSFRYCPGCGHGIVHRLIAEVIDRLDIREKTIGIAPVGCAVFAYDYFNFDVIEAAHGRPPAVATGLKRVMPDRIIFSYQGDGDLAAIGIAEIIHAANRGENITVIFINNATYGMTGGQMAPTTLIGQKTTTTPMGRNPRIEGYPLRMAELLSTLDGPVFIARVAVDTPANIIKTRKCIRKAFENQISQRGFSFVEVLSACPTDWKMSPKDSVKWIKDEMMKVFPLGIFKDKTVLS